From Micrococcus porci, one genomic window encodes:
- a CDS encoding acyl-CoA thioesterase has protein sequence MLHLLPRTALVVVRARRRPRLGIWEASTLPLRALPTDVDFAGHINNGQYFGLFDLGRFDLMVRAGVWDGAKRRGWLPVVQAEQIAFRRSVTLGTRFTVESRIIGLDERAVWFEQRAVVDGDVAVRAFICTRLRAKDGTPVSNEDVRDLARELGHDLAAEPVLPEWLHGWRSDIALPSARTPLPHAWGTPAPAGV, from the coding sequence ATGCTCCATCTGCTGCCCCGCACCGCCCTCGTCGTCGTCCGTGCCCGCCGCCGCCCCCGCCTGGGGATCTGGGAGGCCTCCACCCTGCCGCTGCGCGCCCTGCCCACGGACGTGGACTTCGCGGGGCACATCAACAACGGCCAGTACTTCGGGCTGTTCGACCTCGGCCGGTTCGACCTCATGGTCCGCGCCGGCGTCTGGGACGGCGCCAAGCGACGCGGCTGGCTGCCCGTGGTGCAGGCGGAGCAGATCGCGTTCCGCCGTTCCGTGACCCTGGGCACCCGCTTCACCGTGGAGTCCCGGATCATCGGCCTGGATGAGCGGGCCGTCTGGTTCGAGCAGCGCGCGGTGGTGGACGGGGACGTGGCCGTGCGCGCGTTCATCTGCACCCGCTTGCGCGCGAAGGACGGCACGCCCGTCTCCAACGAGGACGTCCGCGACCTGGCCCGCGAGCTCGGCCACGACCTCGCCGCCGAGCCCGTGCTGCCGGAGTGGCTGCACGGCTGGCGCTCCGACATCGCCCTGCCCTCCGCCCGCACGCCGCTGCCGCACGCGTGGGGGACGCCGGCGCCGGCCGGCGTCTGA
- a CDS encoding MFS transporter, which yields MTASPPSRPADRAPGTLLLWTLLAAMGAGPVFNYAVSTSSTVIIERLGVTSGQLGTVMTVVFAAAAVTSVGLGRAADRLSSRTQMAIIFFGSALALAVGGFAGSLWALYGAAVLAGVTQTISNPTTNRIIRTSVPAERRIGWIGVKQSGVQASQLFAGLFFPVAALGLGWTGASLVAAALVGLLGVVALRAAPPLPGAPAAPPTTTPDAGRPRAGRARAPLPATVWFFAGIAFLTGFGMQATNMYLPLFAVESLDQTLVIGGAAAATSGVIGVFSRIWWSRRMAAGHRPTTLLAGIALGAVVGVVVFLGADLLHAPALLWVGAAVHGLTVLGTNVVTNAGLMDAVPAHHLGRASGVNAMGMYAGFACGPLVMGLMRDLTGDFRAGFLAVGVFYLLALAVVGLLRRHTDRQGAPRAA from the coding sequence GTGACCGCCTCCCCGCCCTCCCGCCCGGCCGACCGCGCCCCCGGCACCCTCCTGCTCTGGACGCTGCTGGCCGCCATGGGCGCGGGGCCGGTGTTCAACTACGCCGTCTCCACGTCCTCCACCGTGATCATCGAGCGGCTCGGGGTGACCTCCGGCCAGCTCGGCACCGTGATGACGGTGGTGTTCGCGGCGGCCGCGGTGACCTCCGTGGGACTGGGCCGCGCCGCGGACCGGCTCTCCAGCCGCACTCAGATGGCGATCATCTTCTTCGGCTCCGCCCTCGCCCTCGCGGTCGGCGGGTTCGCCGGCTCCCTCTGGGCGCTCTACGGCGCGGCCGTGCTGGCCGGCGTCACCCAGACCATCTCCAACCCCACCACCAACCGCATCATCCGCACCTCGGTGCCCGCGGAGCGGCGCATCGGGTGGATCGGCGTGAAGCAGTCCGGCGTGCAGGCATCCCAGCTGTTCGCCGGGCTGTTCTTCCCGGTGGCCGCGCTCGGCCTGGGCTGGACGGGGGCCTCCCTCGTGGCCGCCGCGCTCGTGGGGCTGCTCGGCGTCGTCGCGCTCCGGGCCGCCCCGCCCCTGCCCGGCGCCCCCGCCGCGCCGCCCACGACGACGCCGGACGCCGGCCGTCCCCGGGCCGGGCGGGCGCGGGCCCCGCTGCCGGCCACCGTGTGGTTCTTCGCGGGCATCGCGTTCCTCACCGGCTTCGGCATGCAGGCCACCAACATGTACCTGCCGCTGTTCGCCGTGGAGTCCCTGGACCAGACCCTCGTGATCGGCGGCGCGGCCGCGGCCACCTCGGGCGTGATCGGCGTGTTCTCCCGGATCTGGTGGTCTCGGCGGATGGCGGCCGGCCACCGCCCGACCACCCTGCTGGCCGGGATCGCGCTGGGGGCCGTGGTCGGCGTCGTCGTGTTCCTGGGGGCGGACCTGCTCCACGCCCCGGCGCTGCTGTGGGTGGGCGCGGCCGTGCACGGGCTGACCGTGCTGGGCACCAACGTGGTCACCAACGCCGGCCTCATGGACGCGGTGCCCGCCCACCACCTCGGCCGCGCCTCCGGGGTGAACGCCATGGGCATGTACGCCGGCTTCGCGTGCGGCCCGCTGGTGATGGGCCTGATGCGCGACCTCACCGGGGACTTCCGCGCCGGCTTCCTGGCCGTGGGCGTGTTCTACCTGCTGGCCCTGGCCGTGGTCGGGCTGCTGCGCCGCCACACGGACCGGCAGGGCGCGCCCCGGGCGGCATGA
- a CDS encoding MFS transporter yields the protein MTESRTGAAAGERTTAGPGAGWLWALIGAAVLTQAATNLARPVTSYHLLSLGAPDAAVGLATAAYALLPLVGALWLGRVTDRLSSAAPLVVAGAAVVAAGAAGLALATDVAAVLAASAVLGVGHLAFTIAGQAAIARRAPAHLLDGAFGWFTAAFSLGQMLGPLLSGGILTAVGGTPRDATTLALWVSAGLALAGALPVLLAPGAPPGTRDPAAREASAESGAAPGDDAGRPTVRAILARPGVGSAMLASLALLAVLDILTAFLPVVGERHGVSAAWVGALLALRGAGSLVSRVFLPRLRRRFSRELLLAVALWASAATIAAVPVGMTSGLLWLAAAAAVAGGLTLGVGQPLTMSVISEAVPHAWRSTALAVRLMGNRLGQVVLPAAAGLAAAPLGPSAAVWTACAVLAVSGAERAARSRRRRPPRSVRSGGGRGGSASADQ from the coding sequence ATGACGGAGAGCCGCACGGGCGCGGCCGCGGGGGAGCGGACGACCGCGGGGCCGGGCGCCGGGTGGCTGTGGGCGCTGATCGGGGCCGCGGTGCTCACCCAGGCCGCCACGAACCTCGCCCGCCCCGTGACCAGCTACCACCTGCTGTCCCTCGGCGCCCCGGACGCCGCCGTCGGCCTGGCGACCGCCGCCTATGCCCTGCTGCCTCTGGTGGGCGCCCTGTGGCTGGGCCGGGTGACGGACCGGCTGTCCTCGGCCGCGCCGCTCGTGGTGGCCGGGGCCGCCGTGGTCGCCGCCGGTGCGGCGGGCCTGGCCCTCGCGACGGACGTGGCCGCCGTGCTGGCCGCCTCCGCTGTCCTCGGCGTGGGGCACCTGGCGTTCACGATCGCGGGGCAGGCGGCCATCGCGCGCCGGGCGCCCGCGCACCTGCTCGACGGCGCGTTCGGCTGGTTCACCGCCGCGTTCTCCCTGGGGCAGATGCTCGGCCCGCTGCTCTCCGGAGGGATCCTCACCGCCGTCGGCGGCACCCCGCGCGACGCCACGACGCTGGCCCTGTGGGTCTCCGCCGGGCTCGCGCTCGCCGGCGCGCTGCCCGTGCTCCTCGCTCCCGGTGCGCCGCCCGGGACGCGGGACCCCGCCGCGCGTGAGGCGTCTGCCGAGTCCGGTGCCGCCCCGGGTGACGACGCCGGCCGCCCCACCGTCCGGGCGATCCTGGCCCGGCCCGGTGTCGGCTCGGCCATGCTGGCGTCCCTGGCGCTGCTGGCCGTGCTGGACATCCTCACCGCGTTCCTGCCCGTGGTGGGGGAGCGGCACGGCGTGAGCGCCGCGTGGGTGGGGGCGCTGCTGGCGCTGCGCGGGGCCGGCTCGCTCGTCTCCCGCGTGTTCCTGCCGCGGCTGCGCCGCCGGTTCTCACGCGAGCTGCTGCTGGCGGTGGCGCTGTGGGCGTCCGCGGCGACGATCGCGGCGGTGCCCGTGGGGATGACCTCCGGGCTGCTCTGGCTGGCCGCCGCGGCCGCGGTGGCGGGCGGGCTCACCCTGGGCGTCGGGCAGCCGCTGACGATGTCCGTGATCAGTGAGGCCGTGCCGCACGCCTGGCGCTCCACCGCCCTGGCGGTGCGGCTGATGGGCAACCGGCTGGGCCAGGTGGTGCTGCCCGCGGCGGCGGGACTGGCGGCGGCGCCCCTGGGCCCGTCCGCCGCGGTGTGGACGGCGTGTGCCGTGCTCGCGGTCTCGGGCGCGGAGCGGGCGGCGCGCTCGCGACGACGACGGCCCCCGCGCTCCGTGCGGAGTGGCGGGGGCCGTGGTGGATCGGCGTCAGCCGATCAGTGA
- a CDS encoding cold-shock protein, whose protein sequence is MAVGTVKWFNSEKGYGFIAPEDGSADVFVHFSAIQGNGFKELQENDRVEFETQQGPKGLQAADVTKL, encoded by the coding sequence ATGGCTGTTGGCACCGTCAAGTGGTTCAACTCCGAGAAGGGCTACGGCTTCATCGCCCCCGAGGACGGCTCCGCCGACGTCTTCGTGCACTTCTCCGCCATCCAGGGCAACGGCTTCAAGGAGCTGCAGGAGAACGACCGCGTCGAGTTCGAGACCCAGCAGGGTCCCAAGGGCCTGCAGGCCGCCGACGTCACCAAGCTCTGA
- a CDS encoding flavin reductase family protein has translation MTLIHAPHTAAWDTDLSLGNLRSGLSAFPTGVVALAGLADDVPEVMVSSSFGVGISWEPALVSFSAQNSSRTWPRLRRAGAIGVSLLAADQTPLCRQLAAREGDRFAGLDVHRSPHDALLIGGSSLWLETRVHAEVPAGDHTVVLLEVTAFADHTDDAPPAALHRNLFHGLRAL, from the coding sequence ATGACCCTGATCCACGCACCCCACACCGCCGCGTGGGACACCGACCTGTCCCTCGGCAACCTCCGCTCCGGCCTCTCGGCCTTCCCCACCGGGGTCGTCGCGCTGGCGGGCCTCGCCGACGACGTCCCCGAGGTGATGGTGTCCTCCTCCTTCGGCGTGGGCATCTCCTGGGAGCCGGCCCTCGTGTCCTTCTCCGCGCAGAACAGCTCCCGCACCTGGCCGCGCCTGCGCCGGGCCGGGGCGATCGGCGTCTCCCTGCTCGCGGCGGACCAGACGCCACTGTGCCGTCAGCTGGCCGCCCGCGAGGGCGACCGCTTCGCCGGTCTCGACGTGCACCGCAGCCCGCACGACGCCCTGCTGATCGGGGGCTCCTCGCTCTGGCTCGAGACGCGGGTGCACGCCGAGGTCCCGGCGGGCGACCACACGGTGGTGCTGCTGGAGGTGACGGCCTTCGCGGATCACACGGACGACGCTCCCCCGGCCGCCCTGCACCGCAATCTCTTCCACGGCCTGCGCGCGCTCTGA
- a CDS encoding ABC transporter ATP-binding protein, with protein sequence MTASAPVLTLDRVQVGYRHPDGGTRVLIESLDLTLAPGEVVGLWGRSGTGKSSLIRHLAGLSRPLAGRIAYRSPDGSLNGEVADLSAGDLARYRREHLGYVDQSCELIGELSALDNAAVWIHGGRIAGSACDAQETVQGLLERLGLGHRLGAPASRLSGGEAQRVALVRALSKRPHLIVADEPTGHLDGVTAREAIALLREHAEAGAAVLVASHDPLVHAAVDRAVRVGED encoded by the coding sequence ATGACCGCGTCCGCGCCCGTGCTCACCCTCGACCGCGTGCAGGTCGGCTACCGCCATCCCGACGGCGGCACCCGCGTGCTCATCGAGTCGCTGGACCTGACCCTCGCGCCCGGAGAGGTCGTGGGGCTCTGGGGCCGCTCCGGCACCGGGAAGTCCTCCCTGATCCGCCACCTCGCCGGGCTGTCGCGTCCGCTGGCCGGGCGGATCGCCTACCGCAGCCCCGACGGATCGCTGAACGGGGAGGTCGCGGACCTCTCGGCCGGGGACCTCGCCCGGTACCGGCGTGAGCACCTGGGCTACGTGGACCAGTCCTGCGAGCTCATCGGCGAGCTGTCCGCTCTCGACAATGCCGCGGTATGGATCCATGGTGGGCGCATCGCCGGGTCTGCCTGCGACGCCCAGGAGACGGTGCAGGGCCTGCTCGAGCGACTCGGACTGGGACACCGGCTCGGCGCTCCCGCCTCCCGGCTGTCCGGAGGCGAGGCCCAGCGGGTGGCCCTCGTCCGGGCTCTGTCGAAGCGGCCGCACCTGATCGTGGCCGACGAGCCCACCGGCCACCTCGACGGGGTGACGGCTCGCGAGGCCATCGCGCTGCTGCGCGAGCACGCCGAGGCCGGGGCCGCCGTGCTCGTGGCCAGCCACGACCCCCTCGTCCATGCGGCCGTCGACCGGGCTGTCCGAGTCGGGGAGGACTGA
- a CDS encoding RNA-binding S4 domain-containing protein — MGAVRIDAWLWAVRLYKTRSAATAAVRAGHVRIDGEPVKAATPVVVGNRVRVRQDGRERILEVTGLIAKRVGAPVARQQYVDHSPPPVPRELLAVPYRERGAGRPTKRDRRQLDALRGRASTGRG; from the coding sequence ATGGGCGCCGTCCGCATCGACGCGTGGCTGTGGGCCGTGCGGCTGTACAAGACCCGGTCCGCCGCGACGGCGGCCGTGCGCGCGGGCCACGTGCGCATCGACGGTGAGCCCGTGAAGGCGGCGACGCCCGTCGTCGTCGGGAACCGGGTGCGCGTGCGCCAGGACGGACGCGAGCGGATCCTCGAGGTCACCGGGCTGATCGCCAAGCGGGTGGGCGCCCCCGTGGCCCGACAGCAGTACGTGGACCACTCCCCGCCGCCCGTGCCGCGTGAGCTGCTCGCGGTGCCCTACCGCGAGCGCGGCGCGGGCCGGCCCACCAAGCGGGACCGCCGGCAGCTGGACGCGCTGCGGGGCCGGGCCTCGACCGGCCGGGGCTGA
- the hisD gene encoding histidinol dehydrogenase, with protein MLSVTDLRELDTAAADLSAIVPRAEVDVAYTVPVVAPIIEQVRTGSEQTLLDLAERFDGVRPPALRVPAEALTAALEGLDPAVRAALEESIARARKVHAAQVPSGSTVELGEGAVVENRWVPVERVGLYVPGGRAVYPSSVVMNVVPAQAAGVESLVVTSPPQRDHGGLPHPTVLAACALLGVDEVYAAGGAQAVAMLALGVRADDGDGWLCAPVRMVTGPGNVYVAAAKRALQGVIGTDAEAGPSEIAVIADGTARADWVAADLISQSEHDPLAASVLITDSADLLRDVLASVEAQVPGSFHEEQIRVALTGPQSGVLLVRDMEQALEVSDLYATEHLEIHTRDADALAARVRNAGAVFVGPYSPVPLGDYSAGSNHVLPTSGTARFSSGLNTVTFLRSQQLIRYGEAGLKALADGISALAEDERLPAHGVAVRARFA; from the coding sequence GTGCTCTCCGTGACCGACCTGCGCGAGCTGGACACCGCCGCCGCCGACCTGTCCGCAATCGTCCCGCGCGCCGAGGTGGACGTGGCCTACACCGTCCCCGTGGTCGCCCCGATCATCGAGCAGGTGCGCACGGGCTCCGAGCAGACCCTCCTGGACCTGGCGGAGCGGTTCGACGGCGTCCGTCCGCCGGCCCTGCGCGTGCCGGCCGAGGCGCTCACCGCGGCGCTCGAGGGCCTCGACCCCGCCGTGCGCGCCGCCCTGGAGGAGTCGATCGCGCGCGCCCGGAAGGTCCACGCGGCGCAGGTGCCGTCCGGCTCCACGGTCGAGCTCGGCGAGGGGGCCGTCGTCGAGAACCGCTGGGTGCCGGTGGAGCGCGTGGGCCTGTACGTGCCGGGCGGGCGCGCGGTGTACCCCTCCTCCGTGGTGATGAACGTGGTGCCGGCGCAGGCGGCCGGCGTCGAGTCCCTGGTGGTGACGTCCCCGCCGCAGAGGGACCACGGCGGCCTGCCCCACCCCACGGTGCTGGCGGCGTGCGCCCTGCTGGGCGTGGACGAGGTCTACGCGGCCGGCGGCGCCCAGGCCGTGGCCATGCTCGCCCTGGGCGTCCGCGCGGACGACGGCGACGGCTGGCTCTGCGCGCCCGTGCGGATGGTCACGGGGCCGGGCAACGTATACGTCGCCGCGGCCAAGCGCGCCCTGCAGGGCGTGATCGGGACCGACGCCGAGGCCGGCCCCTCGGAGATCGCGGTGATCGCGGACGGCACCGCCCGCGCCGACTGGGTGGCCGCGGACCTCATCAGCCAGTCCGAGCACGACCCGCTGGCCGCGTCCGTGCTCATCACCGACTCCGCGGACCTCCTGCGCGACGTGCTGGCCTCCGTCGAGGCGCAGGTGCCGGGCTCCTTCCACGAGGAGCAGATCCGCGTGGCCCTCACGGGCCCCCAGTCCGGCGTGCTGCTGGTCCGGGACATGGAGCAGGCCCTCGAGGTCTCCGACCTCTACGCCACCGAGCACCTGGAGATCCACACCCGCGACGCCGACGCCCTGGCCGCCCGCGTGCGCAACGCCGGCGCCGTGTTCGTGGGCCCATATTCCCCGGTGCCGCTGGGCGACTACTCCGCCGGGTCCAACCACGTGCTGCCGACCTCCGGCACCGCCCGCTTCTCCTCCGGCCTCAACACCGTGACGTTCCTGCGCTCCCAGCAGCTGATCCGCTACGGCGAGGCCGGGCTGAAGGCGCTCGCGGACGGCATCTCCGCCCTCGCCGAGGACGAGCGCCTGCCCGCCCACGGCGTGGCGGTCCGGGCGCGGTTCGCGTGA
- a CDS encoding mechanosensitive ion channel family protein: MPVPALLPVLAQTASSDAALSDAVLSAADQVVPGSVEQDVQQGASAASAALGVEWATVAAVLGAFLAGGLVVLGVFLVARLALFRRDRLKADAARLTVPVSLFAGFLTARVGLEVMAHGQPWFEAAAFVLLLAVAASAAWAAWRVVDVVESGILARYHQPGVNDRRERKIRTQTMLLRRVLNAVIVVVALAVVLLAIPQVRSLGAGLLASAGLISVIAGLAVQSTLTNVIAGFQLAFTDSIRVGDVVDMQGVFGTVEEITLSNVVVKLWDGRRMVYPSKHFTSEPFENWTRTGAAVAGVVEMDVDWRVPMDPLRARLTELLESTDLWDGRENAMQVIDAVGGMVRIRAVVSAKNSGELWDLRCLVREDLVGFLRAEYPEGIYTQRLVERRPSDPAPEAHDDPAPDAHDDAAPAAAPAAPAPSDRGSSTRAEPTPQTRPMPTVTGSVPLARAGENASLYTGSIRAVERNQEMDGPGEEAYAERRARAAEREDRAARDAGRGGAHAARS, translated from the coding sequence ATGCCGGTCCCCGCACTCCTCCCCGTCCTCGCCCAGACCGCCTCCTCGGACGCCGCCCTGTCCGACGCGGTGCTCTCCGCCGCGGACCAGGTGGTCCCCGGCTCCGTGGAGCAGGACGTGCAGCAGGGGGCGTCCGCGGCGTCGGCCGCGCTGGGCGTGGAGTGGGCCACGGTGGCCGCGGTGCTGGGCGCGTTCCTGGCGGGCGGGCTCGTGGTCCTGGGCGTGTTCCTCGTCGCCCGGCTGGCGCTGTTCCGCCGGGACCGGCTCAAGGCGGACGCGGCCCGGTTGACGGTGCCCGTCTCCCTGTTCGCGGGCTTCCTCACGGCCCGGGTGGGCCTGGAGGTCATGGCGCACGGCCAGCCCTGGTTCGAGGCCGCGGCGTTCGTCCTGCTGCTCGCCGTCGCCGCCTCCGCGGCCTGGGCGGCCTGGCGGGTGGTGGACGTCGTCGAGTCGGGGATCCTGGCCCGCTACCACCAGCCCGGCGTGAACGACCGGCGGGAGCGCAAGATCCGCACCCAGACCATGCTGCTGCGCCGCGTGCTCAACGCGGTGATCGTGGTGGTGGCCCTCGCCGTCGTGCTGCTGGCCATCCCGCAGGTGCGCTCCCTCGGTGCCGGCCTCCTGGCGTCCGCGGGCCTGATCTCCGTGATCGCCGGTCTCGCGGTCCAGTCCACGCTGACCAACGTGATCGCCGGCTTCCAGCTGGCGTTCACGGACTCCATCCGGGTCGGCGACGTGGTGGACATGCAGGGCGTGTTCGGCACCGTGGAGGAGATCACCCTCTCCAACGTGGTGGTCAAGCTCTGGGACGGTCGCCGCATGGTCTACCCGTCCAAGCACTTCACCAGCGAGCCCTTCGAGAACTGGACCCGTACGGGGGCGGCGGTGGCCGGCGTCGTGGAGATGGACGTGGACTGGCGCGTCCCCATGGACCCGCTGCGGGCGCGGCTCACCGAGCTGCTCGAGTCCACCGACCTCTGGGACGGCCGGGAGAACGCCATGCAGGTGATCGACGCCGTGGGCGGCATGGTCCGCATCCGCGCCGTGGTCTCCGCCAAGAACTCGGGCGAGCTGTGGGATCTGCGCTGCCTCGTGCGCGAGGACCTCGTGGGCTTCCTGCGGGCCGAGTACCCGGAGGGCATCTACACGCAGCGCCTGGTGGAGCGCCGCCCGTCGGACCCCGCCCCGGAGGCGCACGACGACCCCGCCCCGGACGCGCACGACGACGCCGCCCCCGCCGCGGCGCCGGCCGCGCCGGCCCCGTCCGATCGGGGCTCCTCCACCCGGGCCGAGCCGACCCCGCAGACCCGTCCCATGCCCACGGTCACCGGCTCGGTGCCGCTGGCCCGGGCGGGGGAGAACGCCTCCCTCTACACGGGGTCGATCCGCGCCGTGGAGCGGAACCAGGAGATGGACGGCCCCGGCGAGGAGGCCTACGCCGAGCGGCGGGCTCGCGCCGCCGAGCGCGAGGACCGCGCGGCCCGCGACGCCGGCCGCGGCGGGGCGCACGCCGCGCGGAGCTGA
- a CDS encoding universal stress protein, translated as MTILVAYKPSETAKAALSTALDVARQTGEHVVVVNAGPGGEHRSPSLVTEAQQQEVQRLLDDSGVSAEFRQYARGRSTADELKSVADELDPSIVVVGLRRRGGFGRFVMGSVSDELLQVIDQPVLAVKEYRGRTPDAVSSVAETDPATHGMPSAEPGHAPRPFTGEHAADDGR; from the coding sequence ATGACCATCCTCGTGGCCTACAAGCCCAGCGAGACCGCCAAGGCCGCCCTGTCCACCGCCCTCGACGTCGCCCGTCAGACCGGCGAGCACGTCGTGGTGGTCAACGCCGGCCCCGGCGGCGAGCACCGCAGCCCGTCCCTGGTGACGGAGGCGCAGCAGCAGGAGGTCCAGCGCCTCCTGGACGACTCCGGCGTCTCCGCCGAGTTCCGCCAGTACGCGCGCGGGCGCTCCACCGCCGACGAGCTGAAGTCCGTGGCGGACGAGCTGGACCCGTCCATCGTGGTGGTCGGGCTGCGCCGCCGCGGCGGGTTCGGGCGGTTCGTCATGGGCTCGGTGTCCGACGAGCTGCTGCAGGTGATCGACCAGCCCGTGCTGGCCGTGAAGGAGTACCGCGGCCGCACCCCGGATGCGGTGAGCTCCGTGGCGGAGACGGACCCCGCCACCCACGGGATGCCGTCCGCCGAGCCGGGGCACGCCCCGCGCCCCTTCACGGGCGAGCACGCCGCCGACGACGGCCGCTGA
- a CDS encoding MBL fold metallo-hydrolase yields the protein MTTTPATPGLTPAPLVRCVTAQNPSPMTLAGTNTYVLFADDADAAVVLDPGPAEDAEGHLERVRQAAEGRRIELVLVSHRHADHTGGIDAFHAGTGAPVRAADPSHCRGGGLPLTPDEEIVRAGVRILAWHTPGHTSDSYSFAVPESGPHGAVLTGDTILGAGTTMLDHPDGTLTDYLASLARLQAAGPLTVLPAHGPVPAPLDVIARDYIDHREGRLFQLRRALDGMDPARAAMVTPSELVGVIYPEVTGQVARVAEQVLAAHLAYLRRG from the coding sequence ATGACGACGACCCCCGCCACGCCCGGCCTCACGCCCGCCCCGCTGGTGCGCTGCGTGACCGCCCAGAACCCCTCCCCGATGACCCTGGCGGGCACCAACACGTACGTGCTGTTCGCCGACGACGCCGACGCCGCCGTCGTCCTGGACCCCGGGCCCGCGGAGGACGCCGAGGGCCACCTGGAGCGGGTGCGGCAGGCGGCGGAGGGGCGGCGGATCGAGCTGGTCCTGGTCTCCCACCGGCACGCGGACCACACCGGCGGGATCGACGCGTTCCACGCCGGCACCGGCGCGCCCGTGCGCGCGGCGGACCCGTCGCACTGCCGCGGGGGCGGGCTGCCGCTGACCCCGGACGAGGAGATCGTCCGCGCCGGCGTGCGGATCCTGGCGTGGCACACCCCCGGGCACACCTCGGACTCGTACTCCTTCGCGGTACCCGAGTCCGGACCGCACGGCGCCGTGCTCACGGGGGACACCATCCTCGGGGCGGGCACCACCATGCTGGACCACCCGGACGGCACCCTCACGGACTACCTGGCCTCCCTGGCGCGGCTGCAGGCGGCCGGGCCGCTCACGGTGCTGCCGGCCCACGGGCCGGTGCCGGCGCCGCTCGACGTGATCGCCCGGGACTACATCGACCACCGTGAGGGCCGCCTCTTCCAGCTCCGCCGCGCCCTGGACGGCATGGACCCGGCCCGGGCCGCCATGGTCACCCCCTCCGAGCTCGTGGGTGTGATTTACCCCGAGGTCACCGGCCAGGTGGCGCGGGTGGCCGAGCAGGTGCTCGCGGCGCACCTGGCCTACCTGCGCCGCGGCTGA
- a CDS encoding glutathione S-transferase family protein yields the protein MEDQQTGQAADRGTIDTREALTGNYVQSGAEFTRDTDYIADRIVADPEAVRALPVAEPSTVGRVGGGLTEGAEAWPVEAGRYRLVAARACPWANRTIIVRRLLGLEDAISLGTPGPTHDERSWTFDLDAGGKDPVLGTERLQENYFTRFPDYPRGITVPAIVDVPTGGVVTNDYPQITLDLSTEWTAFHRDGAPQLIPDAGPERDEMFEVIERVFTEVNNGVYRCGFAGSQEAYDAAYERLWAAMDWLEERLTTRRFLMGERITEADVRLFTTLVRFDPVYHGHFKCNRNKLTEMPALWGYARDLFQTPGFGDTIDFAQIKEHYYVVHEDINPTGIVPAGPDLSGWTTEHGRADLGGDPWGGGTAPGPVRDDERVDPEHTPLR from the coding sequence ATGGAGGATCAGCAGACCGGCCAGGCCGCGGACCGCGGCACCATCGACACGCGCGAGGCGCTCACGGGCAACTACGTGCAGTCCGGGGCGGAGTTCACGCGGGACACGGACTACATCGCGGACCGGATCGTGGCGGACCCGGAGGCCGTGCGGGCACTGCCCGTGGCCGAGCCGTCCACGGTCGGCCGCGTGGGCGGCGGGCTCACCGAGGGGGCCGAGGCGTGGCCCGTCGAGGCGGGCCGCTACCGGCTCGTGGCGGCGCGGGCATGCCCGTGGGCGAACCGGACGATCATCGTGCGGCGCCTGCTCGGCCTGGAGGACGCGATCTCGCTGGGCACCCCGGGGCCGACCCACGACGAGCGATCCTGGACCTTCGACCTCGACGCCGGCGGGAAGGACCCCGTGCTCGGCACCGAGCGGCTCCAGGAGAACTACTTCACGCGCTTCCCCGACTACCCGCGGGGCATCACCGTCCCGGCGATCGTGGACGTGCCGACGGGCGGCGTCGTGACCAACGACTACCCGCAGATCACCCTCGACCTCTCGACGGAGTGGACCGCGTTCCACCGCGACGGCGCCCCGCAGCTGATCCCCGACGCCGGGCCGGAGCGGGACGAGATGTTCGAGGTGATCGAGCGCGTGTTCACCGAGGTGAACAACGGCGTGTACCGGTGCGGCTTCGCGGGTTCGCAAGAGGCGTACGACGCCGCGTACGAGCGGCTGTGGGCCGCGATGGACTGGCTCGAGGAGCGCCTGACGACGCGCCGCTTCCTGATGGGGGAGCGGATCACCGAGGCCGACGTGCGGCTGTTCACCACGCTGGTGCGGTTCGACCCCGTGTACCACGGGCACTTCAAGTGCAACCGGAACAAGCTGACCGAGATGCCGGCGCTGTGGGGCTACGCGCGGGACCTGTTCCAGACCCCGGGCTTCGGGGACACGATCGACTTCGCCCAGATCAAGGAGCACTACTACGTGGTGCACGAGGACATCAACCCGACGGGCATCGTGCCCGCCGGCCCGGACCTCTCCGGCTGGACGACCGAGCACGGCCGCGCCGACCTTGGCGGCGACCCCTGGGGCGGCGGCACCGCCCCGGGCCCGGTGCGCGACGACGAGCGGGTCGACCCGGAGCACACGCCGCTGCGGTGA